The Flavobacterium piscisymbiosum genome includes a region encoding these proteins:
- the neuB gene encoding N-acetylneuraminate synthase, with protein sequence MNKVVIIAEAGVNHNGDINVAMKLIDAAVDAGVDYVKFQTFKADSLVSKLAKKAEYQSVNVNDGDDSQYAMLKNLELSHEDHLQLMSYCSERNIKFFSTAFDVEGVNYLNDLGLSFFKIPSGEITNYPYLKAVALCGKPVIMSTGMCSEIEIKNALEVLMKFGISKEKISILHCNTEYPTPMKDVNLKAMLAIQKTFDVEIGYSDHTLGIEVPIAAVAIGARIIEKHFTLDRTLPGPDHVASLEPDELKNMVKAIRNIELAISGDGDKKPSESETKNIAIARKSIFINKRLEKGHTITDSDIVSLRPGDGISPMEWENIVGKKLVVDKNEFDKLLFSDIG encoded by the coding sequence ATGAATAAAGTAGTTATTATAGCTGAAGCTGGGGTAAATCATAATGGTGATATTAATGTAGCAATGAAACTAATTGATGCTGCAGTAGATGCGGGTGTAGATTATGTAAAGTTTCAAACTTTTAAAGCAGATAGTTTAGTTAGTAAATTGGCTAAAAAAGCAGAATACCAGAGCGTTAATGTTAATGACGGCGATGATTCTCAATATGCTATGTTGAAAAATTTAGAGTTGAGTCATGAAGATCATTTGCAGCTAATGTCTTATTGCTCTGAAAGAAATATTAAATTTTTCTCAACAGCCTTTGATGTGGAAGGAGTGAATTATTTAAATGATTTAGGACTTTCTTTTTTTAAAATTCCTAGTGGAGAAATAACAAATTATCCTTATTTAAAAGCGGTTGCTTTATGTGGGAAACCCGTTATTATGTCGACAGGTATGTGCTCAGAAATAGAAATAAAGAATGCTTTAGAGGTATTAATGAAATTTGGTATTAGTAAAGAAAAAATTTCAATTCTGCATTGTAATACAGAATATCCAACTCCAATGAAGGATGTAAATCTAAAAGCAATGTTAGCTATTCAAAAGACTTTTGATGTAGAAATAGGATATTCAGATCATACACTTGGTATTGAAGTACCAATAGCAGCAGTTGCAATAGGAGCCAGAATAATAGAAAAACACTTTACATTAGACAGAACATTACCTGGGCCTGATCATGTGGCCTCTTTAGAGCCTGATGAATTGAAAAATATGGTGAAGGCAATTCGTAATATAGAATTGGCTATCAGTGGAGATGGAGACAAAAAACCAAGTGAAAGTGAAACTAAAAATATTGCTATTGCCAGGAAAAGCATTTTTATAAATAAGAGATTAGAAAAAGGACATACAATCACTGATAGTGATATAGTTTCATTGAGACCTGGAGATGGAATATCTCCGATGGAGTGGGAAAATATAGTTGGAAAAAAATTGGTCGTTGATAAAAATGAGTTTGATAAACTTTTATTTTCTGATATAGGATGA
- a CDS encoding acetyltransferase, which produces MSIYQAVSDKKIILIGYSGHAYVVAETILENGYELIGYSEKEESASNPYNLSYLGFENEESFVGWRSYVSFAIGIGNNKIRQNVASLIEAKGKTTQTIIHKTSNLSKYASIDSGTFINKNVVVNAFASIGKNVILNTGCIIEHECVLYDAVHIAPGAVLAGNVTVGERTFVGANSVIKQGIVIGKDVIIGAGSVIINDVPDGKKVVGNPGRII; this is translated from the coding sequence TTGTCAATATACCAAGCAGTGTCAGATAAAAAGATAATTCTTATTGGGTATTCAGGACATGCTTATGTTGTGGCAGAAACCATTTTAGAAAATGGATATGAATTGATTGGATATTCAGAAAAAGAAGAATCAGCCAGCAATCCTTACAATTTATCGTATTTAGGATTTGAAAATGAAGAAAGTTTTGTAGGCTGGAGAAGTTACGTTTCTTTCGCAATTGGTATAGGAAATAATAAGATAAGACAAAATGTTGCCAGTTTAATCGAGGCCAAAGGAAAAACAACTCAAACAATTATTCATAAAACGTCTAATTTGTCAAAGTATGCTTCAATAGATAGTGGGACCTTTATTAATAAAAATGTAGTCGTTAATGCATTTGCATCAATAGGGAAAAATGTAATTTTAAATACGGGTTGTATAATTGAGCATGAATGTGTTTTGTATGATGCAGTACATATAGCACCCGGAGCTGTTTTAGCAGGTAATGTCACAGTTGGAGAAAGGACTTTTGTAGGAGCTAATTCTGTAATTAAGCAAGGTATTGTAATTGGTAAAGATGTTATAATAGGCGCAGGCAGTGTCATAATCAATGATGTGCCTGACGGTAAGAAAGTAGTTGGAAATCCTGGTCGAATAATTTAA
- a CDS encoding LegC family aminotransferase: MSSINTVVSFIKQQYKTDDFIPLHVPHFAGNEKKYLLETIDSTFVSSVGAYVNQFEVMMQAITDTQKAVAVVNGTAAIQVALRLVGVESGDEVLTQALTFVATANAIAYQNATPVFLDVDIDTMGLSPKAVVSFLEEFGDLREDACYNKKTGKKIGACLPMHTFGFPVHLEELMTICNIWKIPVVEDAAESLGSEYKGKPTGSFGKVGSFSFNGNKIVTSGGGGAIVSNDLKLGEKAKYLTTTAKIPHPYEYVHDEMGYNFRMPNLNAALACAQLEQLDSFLVNKRQLAKEYESFFATKGIKFRTETPETKANYWLMCVELEDKFERDLFLETTNANNVMTRPIWQLMYRLPMYANCQKDLQINAEFLEERIVNIPSSVR, from the coding sequence ATGAGTAGTATTAATACAGTTGTATCTTTTATAAAACAACAGTATAAAACAGATGATTTTATACCTCTTCATGTTCCTCACTTTGCAGGTAATGAAAAAAAATACTTATTAGAAACAATAGATTCAACATTTGTTTCGTCTGTAGGTGCATATGTTAATCAGTTTGAAGTAATGATGCAAGCTATAACAGATACACAAAAGGCTGTTGCTGTTGTTAATGGTACTGCAGCAATTCAAGTAGCTTTGCGTCTAGTAGGAGTAGAATCAGGTGATGAAGTGCTAACTCAAGCATTAACTTTTGTTGCAACTGCGAATGCAATTGCATATCAAAATGCTACTCCAGTTTTTTTAGATGTAGATATAGATACTATGGGATTATCTCCTAAAGCTGTTGTTTCTTTTTTAGAGGAATTTGGCGATTTACGTGAGGATGCTTGTTATAATAAAAAAACTGGAAAAAAAATTGGCGCATGTTTGCCAATGCATACTTTCGGTTTTCCAGTACATTTAGAAGAATTGATGACAATTTGCAATATTTGGAAAATTCCAGTAGTTGAAGATGCAGCTGAGTCATTAGGAAGTGAGTATAAGGGTAAACCAACAGGGAGTTTTGGTAAAGTTGGTAGTTTTTCATTTAATGGAAATAAAATAGTAACCTCTGGCGGAGGTGGAGCTATAGTAAGTAATGATCTTAAATTAGGTGAAAAAGCAAAATACTTAACGACTACAGCTAAAATCCCGCACCCTTATGAATATGTTCATGATGAGATGGGGTATAATTTCAGAATGCCTAATTTGAATGCAGCATTAGCATGTGCTCAATTGGAACAATTGGATAGTTTTTTAGTAAATAAAAGGCAATTAGCAAAAGAATATGAATCTTTTTTTGCAACTAAAGGTATAAAATTTAGAACGGAGACACCAGAAACTAAAGCAAATTATTGGTTGATGTGTGTAGAGTTAGAGGATAAGTTTGAAAGAGATTTGTTTTTGGAAACAACAAATGCAAATAATGTAATGACACGACCTATTTGGCAATTAATGTATCGCTTACCTATGTATGCGAATTGTCAAAAAGATTTACAAATTAATGCTGAATTTTTAGAAGAAAGAATTGTCAATATACCAAGCAGTGTCAGATAA
- a CDS encoding UDP-N-acetylglucosamine 4,6-dehydratase — protein MNILKLIGRNEEIFEKDIFAYEDQLFKIINNSSFLVIGGAGSIGQAVTKEIFKRKPLKLHVVDISENNMVELVRDLRSSYGYIDGDFQTFALDIGSIEYDAFIKADGKYDYVLNLSALKHVRSEKDAFTLMRMIDVNIFNTDKTLQQSIDNGTKKYFCVSTDKAANPVNMMGASKRIMEMYLMRKSHHIKISTARFANVAFSDGSLLHGFNQRIIKKQPIVAPNDIKRYFVTPKESGELCLMSCIFGENRDIFFPKLNENLHLISFADIAVKYLAEIGYEAYLCKSEEEARNSVEELINQKKWPCLFTGSDTTGEKDFEEFFTHNEILDMDRFENLGVIKNEPNFSAQKLEEFTTEIGLMKSNRSWKKEEIVNLFHKMIPDFGHKETGKYLDSKM, from the coding sequence ATGAACATTTTAAAATTAATAGGTAGAAACGAAGAAATATTTGAGAAAGATATTTTTGCTTATGAAGATCAGTTATTCAAAATCATTAATAATTCTTCTTTTTTAGTTATAGGCGGTGCAGGTTCGATTGGTCAAGCTGTTACAAAAGAAATATTTAAGCGTAAACCGCTTAAGTTGCACGTAGTAGATATTAGTGAAAACAATATGGTGGAACTTGTTAGAGATTTAAGAAGTTCTTACGGTTATATTGATGGAGATTTTCAAACTTTTGCATTAGATATAGGATCAATTGAGTATGATGCCTTCATTAAGGCAGATGGTAAATATGATTACGTCTTAAATCTATCTGCTTTAAAACATGTTCGTAGCGAAAAAGATGCATTTACCTTAATGCGAATGATAGATGTAAATATTTTTAATACTGATAAAACATTACAACAGTCAATTGATAATGGAACCAAAAAATACTTTTGTGTCTCAACAGATAAAGCTGCTAATCCGGTTAATATGATGGGTGCTTCAAAAAGAATAATGGAAATGTATTTAATGCGAAAAAGTCATCATATTAAAATTTCTACAGCACGTTTTGCAAATGTTGCATTTTCAGATGGTTCTTTGTTGCACGGGTTTAATCAGCGTATTATTAAAAAACAACCAATTGTTGCACCTAATGATATTAAACGATACTTTGTTACTCCAAAAGAATCAGGTGAACTTTGTTTAATGTCATGCATTTTTGGAGAAAATAGAGATATCTTTTTTCCTAAGTTAAATGAAAATTTACATTTAATTTCTTTTGCAGATATAGCAGTTAAATATTTAGCTGAAATTGGTTATGAAGCTTATTTATGTAAATCCGAAGAAGAAGCTAGAAATAGTGTAGAAGAGCTTATAAATCAAAAAAAATGGCCATGTTTATTTACAGGCAGTGATACTACTGGCGAAAAAGATTTTGAGGAGTTTTTTACCCATAATGAAATTTTAGACATGGATAGATTTGAAAATTTGGGAGTAATCAAAAATGAACCAAACTTCTCTGCTCAAAAGTTAGAAGAATTTACTACCGAAATAGGACTTATGAAGTCAAATAGAAGTTGGAAAAAAGAAGAAATAGTAAATTTGTTTCATAAAATGATACCAGATTTTGGACATAAGGAAACAGGTAAATATTTAGATTCAAAAATGTAA
- a CDS encoding Wzz/FepE/Etk N-terminal domain-containing protein produces the protein MENRVNQGDEITLKELIQKISDWYSYLIKRWKIIVIAGLIGSVFGILYAISKKPVYTATLSFALEDDKAGVGLGGALGFASSFGLDLGGGGGSIFTGSNLTELFKSRSMVEKTLLSPVNINGKEISLAEMYIRNNEWRKGWAKKTKFEKIQFSPNSSRKSFTRIQDSIIGKIYQNLSATSLYVGQKDKKISIINIDVSSTDELFAKYFCEALAKQVGQFYIETKSKKARMNMAILERQVDSVRGELNGAITGVAIANDNTFNLNPALNIRRAPSARRQVDVQANSAILTELVKQAELAKVTLRKETPLIQVIDRPILPLNKEGFGRLKGLLIGGFCAGLCAVFILIFRRLLKLLTQ, from the coding sequence ATGGAAAATAGAGTGAATCAAGGTGATGAAATTACATTAAAAGAATTAATTCAAAAGATAAGTGATTGGTATTCATATTTAATTAAACGATGGAAAATTATAGTAATTGCGGGTTTAATTGGTAGTGTATTTGGGATCTTGTATGCAATTAGTAAAAAACCTGTTTACACAGCTACATTGTCTTTTGCATTAGAAGATGATAAGGCTGGTGTTGGTTTAGGTGGCGCTTTGGGATTTGCCAGTTCCTTTGGCCTAGATTTAGGAGGAGGAGGTGGAAGTATCTTTACAGGATCTAATCTAACTGAATTATTTAAATCGAGGTCAATGGTAGAGAAAACATTATTATCTCCTGTAAATATTAATGGTAAAGAAATTTCTTTAGCTGAGATGTACATCAGAAATAATGAATGGAGAAAGGGTTGGGCAAAAAAAACAAAATTTGAGAAAATACAATTTTCACCAAATAGTAGTCGTAAAAGTTTTACTAGAATACAAGATAGTATTATTGGTAAAATATATCAAAATTTGTCTGCTACAAGTTTGTATGTAGGACAAAAAGATAAGAAAATTTCTATAATTAATATTGATGTTTCTTCAACAGATGAGCTTTTTGCAAAGTATTTCTGTGAAGCTTTAGCTAAACAAGTTGGCCAGTTTTATATTGAGACAAAAAGTAAAAAAGCAAGGATGAATATGGCTATCTTAGAACGTCAAGTTGACTCGGTTCGCGGAGAACTTAATGGAGCTATTACTGGAGTAGCTATTGCAAATGATAATACTTTTAATTTGAACCCAGCTCTTAATATTCGTCGGGCTCCTTCGGCTAGAAGGCAAGTCGATGTTCAGGCTAATAGTGCGATATTAACAGAATTAGTTAAACAAGCTGAGTTGGCTAAAGTTACTCTGAGAAAAGAAACTCCATTAATTCAAGTAATTGATAGACCGATATTGCCTTTAAATAAAGAAGGTTTTGGTAGGTTAAAAGGATTATTAATTGGAGGTTTTTGTGCTGGTCTTTGTGCCGTTTTTATTTTGATCTTTAGAAGATTGTTGAAATTACTTACACAATAA
- a CDS encoding SLBB domain-containing protein, whose amino-acid sequence MKKITYVLTLFFILLLSFNANAQDILKSKDLSTVKVDYLSDDDLAKISAQLKSNNATIDSVESMALSKGMSQTEFNKLRIKLNEFDKKNAKGDVNDKNSKPKIVDKDSEFGRKQEKTKNDKVKDSVNALIFGSELFDNPTLNFEPDLKLATPMNYVLGPGDELQISVYGVQEYNASIPVSVEGKITIDYVGQISVSGMSIEAATQKIKAAIARVYSTVSSGQSQVSVSLSRIRTIKITIVGGKQPGNYSISSLATVYNALHLAGGPGKNGSYRNIELIRNNKVYKNVDIYKFLVKGDQSDNVSLKDNDVIRIPAYSQRVTVEGEVKRPGIFEMKKGEKFSDLLNFASGFNEFAYTASVNVMQKTGKEFKVHDINESEYNTYLPQSGDVFRVTKILNRFENRIKIEGAVFRPDYYSYNEGMRISDLITRAEGLKEDAYTKRARIIRLKTDLTTEIVNVDLATALSGDLNSDIALKREDIVTVYSILDFREEYKVTIDGEVKNPGIYEYFDNLTLNDLVVQVGGLTGSASKRVEIARMVKSDEIDDADPKRIELVELEITANNNEQIKNFVLKPFDVINVRKMAVYEKPEMVSVSGAVSYPGKYVLANKKETVYNVVMRAGGLTSIANLDGMKIRRPIKQEQIDKLQSIDLNLTKNDSVKDKLTKKLKENLKFATIPVNWEKIVKDKNHYSNVTLFPGDEIEVAVYNEGVKVTGNVLLTSEIPYRSGKGFKYYINAVGGVDSKGWKKKAYIIYPNGKASVTGSFLFFRSYPTVTPDSQIVVPEKPETKKMSTGEWVGIGSVLTSLALLIVTAFK is encoded by the coding sequence ATGAAAAAGATAACATACGTTCTTACACTGTTTTTTATTTTATTGCTTTCATTTAATGCAAATGCACAGGACATCCTTAAATCAAAAGATTTAAGCACAGTAAAAGTAGATTATTTGTCTGATGATGATTTAGCTAAAATTAGTGCTCAATTAAAAAGTAATAATGCAACGATTGATAGTGTAGAGTCAATGGCTTTGTCGAAAGGGATGAGTCAAACTGAATTCAATAAATTGAGAATCAAACTTAACGAATTTGACAAGAAAAATGCTAAAGGAGATGTAAATGATAAAAATAGTAAGCCAAAAATAGTAGATAAGGATTCTGAGTTTGGAAGAAAACAGGAAAAAACTAAAAATGATAAAGTAAAAGATTCTGTAAATGCCTTAATCTTTGGTTCTGAATTATTTGATAATCCTACTTTAAATTTTGAACCTGATTTAAAATTAGCCACTCCTATGAATTATGTTTTGGGACCAGGAGATGAATTGCAGATAAGTGTATATGGTGTTCAGGAATACAATGCCAGTATTCCAGTTAGCGTAGAAGGAAAGATAACGATAGATTACGTTGGTCAAATTTCGGTTTCGGGAATGTCAATTGAAGCAGCTACTCAAAAAATTAAAGCAGCTATAGCAAGGGTTTATAGTACAGTAAGTTCTGGACAATCTCAAGTTAGTGTAAGTTTAAGTCGAATTCGTACTATTAAAATCACTATTGTAGGTGGGAAACAGCCGGGAAATTATTCTATTTCTTCTTTGGCGACAGTCTATAATGCTTTGCATTTGGCTGGAGGGCCTGGAAAAAATGGAAGTTATAGAAATATAGAATTAATTAGAAATAATAAAGTTTACAAAAATGTAGACATCTATAAGTTTTTAGTTAAGGGTGATCAATCTGATAATGTAAGTTTGAAAGATAACGATGTTATTCGAATTCCGGCATATAGCCAAAGAGTTACAGTTGAAGGAGAAGTAAAACGTCCCGGGATTTTCGAGATGAAAAAAGGAGAAAAGTTTTCTGACCTATTGAATTTCGCATCTGGTTTTAATGAATTTGCCTATACTGCATCAGTAAATGTAATGCAGAAAACAGGAAAAGAATTTAAAGTGCATGATATAAATGAAAGTGAGTATAATACATATTTACCACAGTCTGGAGATGTTTTTAGAGTTACTAAAATTTTAAACCGATTTGAAAACCGTATTAAAATCGAGGGTGCAGTTTTTAGACCGGATTATTACTCTTATAATGAAGGAATGCGAATTTCGGATCTTATTACAAGAGCAGAAGGTCTTAAAGAAGATGCCTATACAAAAAGAGCAAGGATTATTCGTTTAAAAACGGATTTAACTACAGAAATTGTTAATGTTGATTTAGCGACGGCCTTATCAGGAGACTTAAATTCAGATATAGCATTAAAAAGAGAAGATATTGTAACCGTATATTCTATTTTGGATTTTAGAGAAGAATATAAAGTTACTATTGATGGTGAAGTTAAAAACCCTGGTATATACGAGTATTTTGATAATTTAACGCTAAATGATTTGGTAGTTCAGGTAGGTGGTTTAACTGGCTCTGCATCTAAAAGAGTTGAGATTGCAAGGATGGTTAAATCTGATGAGATTGACGATGCCGATCCTAAACGCATCGAATTAGTGGAACTTGAAATTACAGCTAACAACAACGAGCAGATTAAAAACTTTGTTTTAAAACCTTTTGATGTTATAAATGTTAGGAAAATGGCTGTTTATGAGAAACCGGAAATGGTATCCGTAAGTGGAGCAGTAAGTTATCCTGGGAAATATGTACTGGCAAATAAAAAAGAGACCGTATATAATGTTGTAATGAGGGCTGGTGGACTCACTTCTATTGCCAATTTAGATGGTATGAAGATTAGAAGACCTATCAAACAGGAGCAAATAGATAAACTGCAAAGTATTGATTTGAATCTGACTAAAAATGATTCGGTAAAAGATAAACTAACTAAAAAATTAAAGGAAAATCTAAAATTTGCTACCATTCCTGTTAATTGGGAGAAAATTGTAAAAGATAAAAATCATTATTCTAATGTAACATTATTTCCTGGTGATGAGATTGAAGTTGCTGTTTATAATGAAGGAGTTAAAGTCACAGGCAATGTTTTGCTAACATCTGAGATTCCCTATAGAAGCGGAAAAGGATTTAAATATTATATCAATGCTGTAGGTGGTGTAGATAGTAAAGGATGGAAGAAAAAAGCTTATATAATTTATCCCAATGGTAAAGCTTCCGTGACGGGTTCATTCTTGTTTTTTAGATCATACCCAACAGTGACCCCAGATTCTCAAATTGTCGTTCCGGAAAAACCAGAAACGAAGAAAATGAGTACAGGAGAATGGGTAGGTATTGGAAGTGTGCTTACTAGTTTAGCATTGTTAATTGTTACTGCTTTTAAATAG
- the rfbB gene encoding dTDP-glucose 4,6-dehydratase: MKKILITGGAGFIGSHVVRRFVNKYPECQIFNLDALTYAGNLENIKDIENQPNYTFVKGDIVDESFINELFSLHNFDGVLHLAAESHVDRSIEDPLAFVRTNVIGTMNLLNAAKNQWKNNFEDKRFYHISTDEVYGSLGAEGLFTETTSYDPNSPYSASKASSDHFVRAYGETYGLPYVLTNCSNNYGSYHFPEKLIPLFINNIINNKPLPVYGDGNYTRDWLFVEDHAIAIDLVFHEGKNHETYNIGGFNEWKNIDLVKLLCQIMDQKLGRSEGTSQRLITYVKDRPGHDLRYAIDASKINKELGWRPSVTFEEGLEKTINWYLNNEVWLQNVTSGSYKEYYQKQYS, encoded by the coding sequence ATGAAAAAAATTCTTATAACTGGTGGTGCTGGTTTTATTGGTTCACACGTAGTAAGACGTTTTGTAAATAAATATCCTGAATGCCAAATCTTTAATTTAGATGCATTAACTTATGCAGGTAATTTAGAAAATATTAAGGATATTGAAAACCAGCCTAACTATACCTTTGTAAAAGGAGATATTGTTGATGAATCTTTTATAAATGAGCTTTTTTCATTACATAATTTTGATGGTGTTTTGCATTTAGCAGCAGAATCTCACGTCGATCGTTCTATTGAAGATCCATTAGCATTTGTTAGGACGAATGTCATTGGTACGATGAATTTATTAAACGCAGCCAAGAATCAATGGAAGAATAATTTTGAGGATAAACGTTTCTACCATATTAGTACCGATGAAGTCTATGGTTCTCTTGGAGCAGAGGGACTTTTTACAGAAACTACTTCTTATGATCCTAATTCGCCGTATTCTGCTTCTAAGGCAAGTTCAGATCATTTTGTAAGAGCGTATGGTGAAACTTACGGTTTACCCTACGTTCTGACCAATTGTTCCAATAATTATGGTTCCTATCATTTTCCTGAAAAATTAATTCCACTTTTTATAAATAATATTATTAATAACAAACCATTACCAGTTTATGGAGATGGGAATTATACCCGTGACTGGCTTTTTGTTGAAGATCATGCTATTGCTATAGACTTAGTTTTTCATGAAGGAAAAAATCATGAAACCTATAATATTGGTGGTTTTAATGAATGGAAAAATATTGATTTGGTAAAATTATTATGCCAAATCATGGATCAAAAATTAGGAAGGTCTGAAGGAACTTCCCAGAGATTGATTACTTATGTAAAAGATAGACCTGGACATGATTTGCGTTATGCGATAGATGCTTCGAAAATTAATAAGGAATTGGGATGGAGACCTTCTGTTACTTTTGAGGAAGGTTTAGAAAAAACAATTAATTGGTACCTTAATAATGAAGTATGGTTACAAAATGTAACCTCTGGATCTTATAAAGAGTATTATCAAAAACAATATTCATAA
- a CDS encoding mannose-1-phosphate guanylyltransferase, which translates to METKNSIIHVILTGGVGSRLWPLSRKSQPKQYLEIFENKSLFEITVDRNSHLANKVMVVGNVDNHHLSGKVMDKTKTSYVNIVEATPRNTAAAIAFAAFASDPDDILIVTPSDHIIDKIEDYNKAIDEAVLKAKEGFIVTFGIIPTKPETGYGYIESKGDNVISFREKPNQTTAKEFIAKGNFLWNSGMFCFKASVLLEELKQFQPDVYEKSKAVWEASENGFLDLNLSLEIPSISIDYAVMERSKKIKVVPASFSWSDLGSFESVYDYLVSKGHPTDKNGNMVIGSGKHTTFLGLKNTIFVYTDTANLILQKENSQDVKDIYSELEKINSDLLN; encoded by the coding sequence ATGGAAACAAAGAATTCAATTATACATGTCATTTTAACTGGTGGAGTTGGTAGTAGATTATGGCCGCTATCTCGAAAAAGTCAGCCAAAACAATATTTAGAAATATTTGAAAATAAATCTTTATTTGAAATAACTGTGGATCGTAACAGTCATTTAGCAAATAAGGTCATGGTGGTGGGGAATGTAGATAATCATCACCTAAGTGGTAAGGTTATGGATAAAACCAAAACTTCTTATGTAAACATTGTTGAAGCTACACCTCGCAATACTGCAGCTGCAATTGCTTTTGCTGCATTTGCTTCAGATCCTGATGATATACTAATTGTAACGCCTTCAGATCACATTATTGATAAAATAGAGGATTATAATAAAGCTATAGATGAGGCAGTTCTGAAGGCAAAAGAAGGATTTATTGTGACTTTTGGGATTATCCCAACCAAGCCAGAAACAGGATATGGTTATATTGAGTCAAAAGGGGATAATGTAATTTCGTTTCGTGAAAAACCCAATCAAACTACAGCAAAAGAATTCATTGCAAAAGGAAATTTTCTTTGGAATAGTGGGATGTTCTGTTTCAAAGCGAGTGTTCTTTTAGAGGAGCTAAAACAATTCCAGCCGGATGTTTATGAGAAATCAAAAGCAGTTTGGGAAGCCAGCGAAAATGGATTTTTAGATTTGAATTTGTCATTAGAAATTCCATCAATCAGTATTGATTATGCTGTTATGGAACGCAGTAAAAAAATAAAAGTCGTACCTGCATCATTTTCATGGTCTGATTTAGGATCATTTGAGTCGGTTTATGATTATTTAGTTTCAAAAGGACATCCTACAGATAAAAATGGAAATATGGTGATTGGTTCTGGTAAGCATACTACTTTTCTGGGATTAAAAAACACTATTTTCGTGTATACCGATACAGCAAATTTAATTTTGCAAAAAGAAAACTCACAAGATGTAAAGGATATTTATAGTGAGTTGGAAAAAATAAATTCAGATTTATTAAATTAA